The DNA region ACTCGCCGCCGCCGATCGTGACGCGGCCGGAGGGCTCGGGCAGGATCGTGTGCACGTTGCCGTTCGGCGGCAGCGGCACCTTCGCGTCCCGCCATCCCGTGCCGTCGTGGCGCAGGACGGTCCGCCCACCGGTGCGGGTGCTCCCCCAGGCCCAGACGTCGGTGGAGGTGCGCGCCGTGACGCCCATCAGGAACAGCACGTCGTCCGGGGTGGACTCCGTCGTCCAGCGGGAGCCGTCGTAGTGCAGCACCTTCATCCCGGTGTTGTCCTCACCGACCACCCAGGCACCGCCCGGTACGGCGGTGAAGTCCTGGTAGACCGACAGGGTCTGCGGCAGCGGGACAGCGCTCCACTCGCCCGCCGCCGACCGGCGCAGGATCTCGCCCTCCCCGGCGCGGTTGTGGAAGATCCACACCTCCTTGCCGACGAACTGCACCTCGCCGAGCCAGCCCGCCTCCCCGACGCCGGGGAAGGTGGTGTCCCGCGTCCACTTCACGCCGTCCCACCGGTACAGCATCGGCTTCAGGGCACCGAACTCGCCCTCGTACCCCGTCGCCCACGCCTCGTCGGGCCCGCGGGCGGCGAGGTCCTTCACGGTCACCGGCCAAGCGGCGGCGGGCACGGGCAGCGCCGACCAGCGAGGCGTCGCCGCCACGGCCTGCGGCACCGGCGCCGTGGGCGACACCACCGCGGCACACGCGAGCACGAGGCAGACCAGAAGCGCACGGAGACCGTTCACGAGACCCCCCAGGACGTGAAGGTCGCAGATCCTATGGGCGTTTCCCACCAGTGAACAGACGGCATCCGGTCATCGCTGTTCCCTCGACGGCCTGCGGCTCCAGGAGCCGCTAGCGGCGCCCGCCGCACTCCCAGTCGTGGACCTCGACGGCCGCGTACCGGTCCCCGGTGAGCACGGCACGCGCCGCGTCCGCGTCCTGGGCCCGGAGCAGCACCGCCGTGCCCAGCCAGGCGGTGCCGTCGTCGGACAGGAGCGGCCCGTACGCGATCAGGTCGTCGTCCCTGCCGGGCGGCACGTCGGTGTCGGCGGCTTGCCCGGCGCCGAGGCCGAGGACGAAGTACCGGTTGCCGCCGGTCAGTCCGCCGGGGAAGTCCCACATCGTGCGCCCCAGCAGGTTGCGCCAGCGGCGCAGCAGCACGTCCCGGTACGCGCCTGCCTGGTAGTTGGGCTCGTCGAAGGCGAACGCGCGGGCGGAGGCCGCGTCGGGGGCGTCGACGATGTGCACGCTGCCGGTGGGCGTCTCGCCGTCGGCGGCGAAGGTCGGGCCGCGCGCGATCAGCTCCTTGGCGAAACCGTCCATGTAGGACCAGTGCGCCTCCTGCAACTCCTCGCGCAGGGGCAGGGAGTCGGGCCGGTCGCGGTGGTAGCAGATGAATTCCATGCGCAGAGAATCCACCAACGTACGGCGATGATCAACTGGCAGGCGGGGCCGGGCGTCGGATCGTCGTCCATGGCCTGAGCTTCTCCGGGTTCCGTACGGCCCAGATGCGCTTGATGCGCTCCCCCACGACCTCGAAGGCGAACACCCCGACGGTGGCGCCGTCGTGCGTCACCACCAGGCCGGGGCGACCATTCACCGTGTGTTCCACGAACCTCAGGTCCGGCACCCGGCCGACGATGTCGATGAGGCCGTGGGCGATCCGCTCGCCGCCCGCCACCGGGCGGAGCGAGGCGGCGACGCGGCCGCCGCCGTCGCCGGTCGCCGTGGCGTCGGGGTCGAGGAGGCCGATGAGGGCGGTCAGGTCCTTGGCCTGCCACGCCTGCTTGAACTCCCTGACGATGCCCGCCTGCTGGGCCGCCGGGGCCGCGGCGGGCGCCGAGTCACGGACCCGGCGCCGGGCCGACGACGCCAGTTGGC from Streptomyces flavofungini includes:
- a CDS encoding YciI family protein; the encoded protein is MEFICYHRDRPDSLPLREELQEAHWSYMDGFAKELIARGPTFAADGETPTGSVHIVDAPDAASARAFAFDEPNYQAGAYRDVLLRRWRNLLGRTMWDFPGGLTGGNRYFVLGLGAGQAADTDVPPGRDDDLIAYGPLLSDDGTAWLGTAVLLRAQDADAARAVLTGDRYAAVEVHDWECGGRR